Proteins co-encoded in one Arachis hypogaea cultivar Tifrunner chromosome 11, arahy.Tifrunner.gnm2.J5K5, whole genome shotgun sequence genomic window:
- the LOC140176516 gene encoding formin-like protein 15, translating into MAPTKEEETKLREFQDEYPFKLGPTKKFLKIMLDIPFAFKRVEAILYIANFDSELEYLKSPLRLWREAIVYNNGHLHKARSSRRVRISRKI; encoded by the exons ATGGCTCcaaccaaagaagaagaaactaagCTGAGGGAGTTCCAAGACGAATATCCCTTCAAGCTTGGTCCTACTAAAAAATTTCTTAAGATCATGCTTGATATACCTTTTGCATTTAAGAGAGTGGAAGCTATACTCTACATTGCTAATTTTGATTCTGAATTGGAATACCTTAAAAGTCCTTTGAGACTCTGGAG GGAAGCCATCGTTTACAATAACGGGCACCTCCACAAAG CTAGATCTAGTAGGAGGGTGAGGATTTCAAGAAAGATATAA
- the LOC112720740 gene encoding (S)-ureidoglycine aminohydrolase: MLNFSLLLLVLGLFEYASGEEGFCSAPSSESKSKPLYWKVDNPTLSPIHLQDLPGFTRSVYKSDHALITPESQVYSPLPDWINTSGAYLVTPEMGSHFVMYLAKLKENSRSGLPPHGVERLIFVLQGGVTLTTATGNSHILKVDSYAYLPPNFEHSIESDSPATIVVFERRYAPLQNHVPEPVVSSTDRQPLLETPGEIFELRKLLPTSLAYDFNIHIMDFQPGEYLNVKEVHYNQHGLLLLEGQGIYRLGDSWYPVQAGDVIWMAPFVPQWYGALGKTRSRYLLYKDVNRSPL; encoded by the exons ATGCTCAatttctctctccttctcctcgtTCTTG gcttGTTTGAATATGCATCGGGCGAAGAAGGATTTTGCTCTGCTCCTTCTTCAGAATCAAAATCCAAGCCTCTTTATTGGAAAGTAGACAACCCTACACTCTCTCCTATACACCTTCAAG ATTTGCCTGGATTTACACGCAGCGTTTATAAGAGTGATCATGCTTTGATAACACCAGAAAGTCAAGTTTATAGCCCATTACCTGATTG GATCAATACATCCGGGGCATATTTAGTTACACCAGAAATGGGTTCACATTTTGTAATGTACCTGGCTAAATTGAAAG AGAATTCTAGATCAGGATTACCCCCGCATGGTGTTGAGAG ATTAATCTTTGTGCTCCAAGGTGGTGTCACACTCACTACTGCAACCGGCAACAGCCATATTCTGAAG GTGGATTCTTATGCTTATTTACCTCCAAATTTTGAACATTCCATTGAAAGTGATTCTCCTGCTACTATTGTTGTATTTGAACGAAG ATATGCTCCACTACAAAATCACGTCCCAGAGCCAGTGGTTAGTTCAACAGATAGACAGCCACTCCTTGAAACACCAGGCGAG ATTTTTGAACTGCGGAAGCTTCTCCCTACATCTTTGGCATATGACTTCAATATCCAT ATTATGGATTTTCAACCTGGGGAATATCTCAATGTCAAG GAGGTGCATTACAACCAGCATGGTTTGCTGCTGTTGGAAGGGCAGGGGATTTATCGTTTGGGCGACAGTTG GTACCCAGTTCAAGCAGGTGATGTCATTTGGATGGCACCATTTGTTCCACAATG GTATGGTGCCTTAGGAAAAACTCGATCACGTTATCTCTTGTACAAAGACGTGAACAGAAGCCCATTATAA